In a single window of the Anas acuta chromosome 24, bAnaAcu1.1, whole genome shotgun sequence genome:
- the NUCKS1 gene encoding nuclear ubiquitous casein and cyclin-dependent kinase substrate 1 isoform X1 codes for MSRPVRNRKVVDYSQFQESDDADEDYGRDSGPPSKKIRSSPREAKNKRRSGKNSQEDSEDSEEKDVKTKKDDSHSADEDFGSEDDDLGADDGKADSDYESSQKSKKGKKAKPDKNKRASKSRKRPAEDSEDEKEDHKNVRQQRQAASKAASKQREMLMDDVGSEEEEQEDDEAQFQEKDSGSDEDFLMEDDDDSDYGSSKKKNKKVSKKSKPERKEKKMPKPRLKATVTPSPVKGKGKAGRPTASKATKEKTPSPKEEDEEPESPPEKKKSASPPPEKSGDEGSEDEAPSGED; via the exons GAACAGGAAGGTGGTCGATTACTCCCAGTTTCAGGAATCAGATGATGCTG ATGAAGATTATGGAAGAGATTCAGGTCCCCCATCCAAGAAAATCCGTTCGTCTCCCCGGGAGGCTAAAAACAAGAGGCGATCTGGGAAGAATTCTCAGGAGGACAG tgaggattcagaagaaaaagatgtgaAGACCAAGAAAGATGATTCACACTCGGCAG atgAAGACTTTGGCAGTGAAGATGACGACTTAGGAGCAGATGATGGCAAAGCTGACAGTGACTATGAGAGTtctcaaaaaagcaaaaaaggaaaaaaggctaaACCAGACAAGAATAAGAGAGCCTCTAAATCCAGGAAAAGGCCTGCAG AGGACAGTGAGGACGAGAAGGAAGACCACAAAAATGTGCGTCAGCAGAGACAGGCAGCATCTAAAGCAGCTTCCAAACAACGAGAGATGCTTATGGATGATGTGGGTAGTGAGGAAGAAGAACAAGAGGATGATGAGGCACAGTTCCAGGAGA AAGATTCAGGAAGCGATGAAGACTTCCTCATggaagatgatgatgatagtGATTATGGCAGTTcgaagaagaaaaataaaaaggtctcCAAGAAATCCAAgccagagaggaaagaaaagaagatgcCTAAGCCCAGGCTAAAGGCTACAG tgactcCCAGTCCAGTGAAAGGCAAAGGGAAGGCAGGCCGACCCACAGCTTCCAaggcaacaaaagaaaagaccCCATCCCCCAAAGAAGAGGATGAAGAGCCTGAAAGTcccccagaaaagaaaaaatcagccAGCCCTCCACCAGAGAAGTCAGGGGATGAGGGATCTGAAGATGAAGCACCCTCTGGTGAAGATTAA
- the NUCKS1 gene encoding nuclear ubiquitous casein and cyclin-dependent kinase substrate 1 isoform X2 — MSRPVRNRKVVDYSQFQESDDADEDYGRDSGPPSKKIRSSPREAKNKRRSGKNSQEDSEDSEEKDVKTKKDDSHSADEDFGSEDDDLGADDGKADSDYESSQKSKKGKKAKPDKNKRASKSRKRPAEDSEDEKEDHKNVRQQRQAASKAASKQREMLMDDVGSEEEEQEDDEAQFQENSGSDEDFLMEDDDDSDYGSSKKKNKKVSKKSKPERKEKKMPKPRLKATVTPSPVKGKGKAGRPTASKATKEKTPSPKEEDEEPESPPEKKKSASPPPEKSGDEGSEDEAPSGED, encoded by the exons GAACAGGAAGGTGGTCGATTACTCCCAGTTTCAGGAATCAGATGATGCTG ATGAAGATTATGGAAGAGATTCAGGTCCCCCATCCAAGAAAATCCGTTCGTCTCCCCGGGAGGCTAAAAACAAGAGGCGATCTGGGAAGAATTCTCAGGAGGACAG tgaggattcagaagaaaaagatgtgaAGACCAAGAAAGATGATTCACACTCGGCAG atgAAGACTTTGGCAGTGAAGATGACGACTTAGGAGCAGATGATGGCAAAGCTGACAGTGACTATGAGAGTtctcaaaaaagcaaaaaaggaaaaaaggctaaACCAGACAAGAATAAGAGAGCCTCTAAATCCAGGAAAAGGCCTGCAG AGGACAGTGAGGACGAGAAGGAAGACCACAAAAATGTGCGTCAGCAGAGACAGGCAGCATCTAAAGCAGCTTCCAAACAACGAGAGATGCTTATGGATGATGTGGGTAGTGAGGAAGAAGAACAAGAGGATGATGAGGCACAGTTCCAGGAGA ATTCAGGAAGCGATGAAGACTTCCTCATggaagatgatgatgatagtGATTATGGCAGTTcgaagaagaaaaataaaaaggtctcCAAGAAATCCAAgccagagaggaaagaaaagaagatgcCTAAGCCCAGGCTAAAGGCTACAG tgactcCCAGTCCAGTGAAAGGCAAAGGGAAGGCAGGCCGACCCACAGCTTCCAaggcaacaaaagaaaagaccCCATCCCCCAAAGAAGAGGATGAAGAGCCTGAAAGTcccccagaaaagaaaaaatcagccAGCCCTCCACCAGAGAAGTCAGGGGATGAGGGATCTGAAGATGAAGCACCCTCTGGTGAAGATTAA